The following proteins are encoded in a genomic region of Pan troglodytes isolate AG18354 chromosome 2, NHGRI_mPanTro3-v2.0_pri, whole genome shotgun sequence:
- the LOC735610 gene encoding phospholipid scramblase 1-like isoform X1 produces the protein MPTALKLKVEAPPGEIIGYVYQYFHPFLPKFKIKNENKEEVMKIIGPWLVFSCLGDLNFNLLTLDEEMVIGKISKQYSGFVRGILTNGEKFGIQFPFDLDVKIKALMLGATFLIEYMYFELWP, from the exons CTAAAAGTTGAAGCTCCACCTGGTGAAATAATTGGATATGTTTATCAATACTTTCACCCATTCTTGCCaaagttcaaaataaaaaatgagaataaggaGGAGGTAATGAAAATTATAGGCCCATGGTTGGTCTTCAGCTGTCTCGGGGATCTAAATTTTAAT ttaTTGACTCTGGATGAGGAAATGGTTATTGGAAAGATTTCAAAACAGTACTCTGGATTTGTAAGGGGAATATTAACCAATGGTGAGAAATTTGGGATCCAGTTTCCATTTGATCTTGATGTTAAAATTAAAGCATTGATGCTTGGAGCAACTTTCCTCATT gAATACATGTATTTTGAACTGTGGCCATAA
- the LOC735610 gene encoding phospholipid scramblase 1-like isoform X2 — protein MQLKVEAPPGEIIGYVYQYFHPFLPKFKIKNENKEEVMKIIGPWLVFSCLGDLNFNLLTLDEEMVIGKISKQYSGFVRGILTNGEKFGIQFPFDLDVKIKALMLGATFLIEYMYFELWP, from the exons CTAAAAGTTGAAGCTCCACCTGGTGAAATAATTGGATATGTTTATCAATACTTTCACCCATTCTTGCCaaagttcaaaataaaaaatgagaataaggaGGAGGTAATGAAAATTATAGGCCCATGGTTGGTCTTCAGCTGTCTCGGGGATCTAAATTTTAAT ttaTTGACTCTGGATGAGGAAATGGTTATTGGAAAGATTTCAAAACAGTACTCTGGATTTGTAAGGGGAATATTAACCAATGGTGAGAAATTTGGGATCCAGTTTCCATTTGATCTTGATGTTAAAATTAAAGCATTGATGCTTGGAGCAACTTTCCTCATT gAATACATGTATTTTGAACTGTGGCCATAA